A section of the Lepus europaeus isolate LE1 chromosome 19, mLepTim1.pri, whole genome shotgun sequence genome encodes:
- the PPP6R1 gene encoding serine/threonine-protein phosphatase 6 regulatory subunit 1, with the protein MFWKFDLHTSSHLDTLLEREDLSLPELLDEEDVLQECKVVNRKLLDFLLQPPHLQAMVAWVTQEPPASGEERLRYKYPSVACEILTSDVPQINDALGADESLLNRLYGFLQSGSSLNPLLASFFSKVMGILINRKTDQLVSFLRKKDDFVDLLLRHIGTSAIMDLLLRLLTCVERPQLRQDVVNWLNEEKIVQRLIDQIHPSKDDNQHSNASQSLCDIIRLSREQMIQGQDGPEPDQLLATLEKQETMEQLLSNMLEGEQSPSVVVSGVQVLLTLLEPRRPRSESVTMNNFFSSVDGQLELLAQGALESAASSMGALHALRPRLARFHQLLLEPPKLEPLRMTWGSLAPPLGNTRLHVVKLLASALSANDSALTQELLALDVPNTLLDLFFHYVFNNFLHTQVEMCVSAMLSSGPPPDSSPETPVSNPVVKHLLQRCRLVERILTSWEENDRVQSAGGPRKGYMGHLTRVANALVQNTEKGPNAEQLGRLLKELPAEQQERWEAFVSGPLAETNKKNTVDLVNTHHLHSSSDDEDDRLKEFNFPEEAVLQQAFMDFQMQRMTSAFIDHFGFNDEEFGEQEESVNAPFDKTANITFSLNADDENPNTNLLEICYKDRIQQFDDEEEEEEEEGQGSGESDGEYGAWQGSQLTRGPRVGQPPGVRSGGSTDSEDEEEEEEEEEEEGDSRAARGGAGPPSYPSPSPRPAGPSWTATFDPVPTDAPTPPRVSGEEELCAGPPAPQGPRDEPHGLPTPSLAPPPACSALQLRSQTPGPPSAPQEAANGSKAVEPSAPCQALVSVGELQATLHEMCSAPSSLDSATRDPSTSVPASGAHQLPQTTEGETSPEPAGLPQSQSAQALEPPQTPSSSAAGGPMAVGSQ; encoded by the exons ATGTTTTGGAAGTTTGACCTGCACACAAGCTCACACCTGGACACACTGCTGGAGCGGGAGGACCTGAGTCTGCCCGAGCTGCTGGACGAGGAGGACGTGCTGCAGGAGTGCAAGGTCGTCAACCGCAAGCTGCTGGACTTCCTGCTGCAGCCGCCCCACCTGCAGGCCATGGTGGCCTGGGTCACCCAGGAGCCGCCAGCCAGCGGCGAGGAGCGACTGCGCTACAA GTACCCCAGCGTGGCCTGTGAGATCCTGACCTCGGATGTGCCCCAGATCAACGACGCCCTCGGCGCTGACGAGTCCCTCCTGAACCGGCTCTACGGCTTCCTGCAGAGCGGCAGCAGTCTCAACCCGCTGCTGGCCAGCTTCTTCAGCAAGGTCATGGGCATCCTCATCAACCGCAAGACCGACCAG CTGGTGTCTTTCCTGCGTAAGAAAGACGACTTCGTGGACCTGCTGCTGCGGCACATCGGCACCTCAGCCATCATGGACCTCCTGCTGCGCCTGCTCACCTGTGTGGAGCGGCCCCAGCTGCGGCAGGACGTCGTCAAC TGGCTCAATGAGGAGAAGATTGTCCAGCGGCTGATTGATCAGATCCACCCGTCGAAGGATGACAAT CAACATTCCAACGCGTCCCAGTCCCTGTGCGACATCATCCGCCTGAGCCGGGAGCAGATGATCCAAGGCCAGGACGGCCCGGAGCCCGACCAGCTGTTGGCCACCCTGGAGAA GCAGGAGACGATGGAGCAGCTACTGAGCAACATGCTGGAGGGGGAGCAGAGCCCCTCTGTCGTCGTCAGCGGGGTCCAGGTGCTGCTGACCCTGCTGGAGCCCAGGAGGCCTAG GTCTGAGTCTGTGACCATGAACAACTTCTTCAGCAGCGTGGACGGGCAGCTGGAGCTGCTGGCCCAGGGCGCCCTGGAGAGCGCGGCGTCCAGCATGGGTGCCTTGCACGCCCTGCGCCCACGGCTTGCCCGCTTCCACCAGCTCCTGCTGGAGCCACCCAAG CTGGAGCCGCTGAGGATGACGTggggcagcctggccccgcccctgggcaACACGCGGCTGCACGTGGTCAAGCTCCTGGCCAGCGCCCTGAGTGCCAATGACTCGGCCCTGACGCAGGAGCTCCTGGCACTGGACGTGCCCAACACCCTGCTG GACCTCTTCTTCCACTACGTCTTCAACAACTTCCTGCACACCCAAGTGGAAATGTGCGTGAGCGCCATGCTGAGCTCAGGGCCCCCTCCCGACAGCAGCCCCGAGACGCCTGTCTCCAACCCTGTAGTGAAACAT CTGCTGCAGCGCTGCCGCCTGGTGGAGCGGATCCTGACGTCCTGGGAGGAGAACGACCGTGTGCA GTCTGCAGGCGGTCCCCGGAAAGGCTACATGGGCCACCTGACGCGCGTGGCCAATGCGCTGGTGCAGAACACGGAGAAGGGGCCCAACGCCGAGCAGCTGGGGCGGCTGCTGAAGG AGCTCCCAGCTGAGCAGCAGGAGCGGTGGGAGGCATTCGTGTCGGGGCCCCTGGCGGAGACCAACAAGAAGAACACAGTGGATCTG GTGAACACCCACCACCTGCACTCCTCCAGTGATGACGAGGACGACCGGCTCAAGGAGTTCAACTTCCCCGAGGAGGCCGTGctgcagcag gccttcATGGACTTCCAGATGCAGCGCATGACCTCAGCCTTCATCGACCATTTTGGCTTCAATGACGAGGAGTTCGGGGAGCAGGAGGAAAGCGTGAA CGCACCTTTCGACAAGACTGCCAACATCACCTTCTCTCTCAATGCCGACGATGAGAAC CCCAACACCAACCTGCTCGAGATCTGCTACAAAGACCGCATCCAGCAGTTCGATgacgaggaggaggaagaggaggaggagggccagGGCTCGGGGGAGTCAGACGGCGAGTACGGTGCCTGGCAGGGCAGCCAGCTGACACGGGGGCCCCGTGTGGGCCAGCCCCCTGGTGTTCG GAGTGGAGGCAGCACAGACAgtgaggacgaggaggaggaggaggaggaggaggaagaggagggtgacAGCCGGGCTGCCCGAGGAGGGGCCGGACCCCcctcctaccccagccccagcccccggcctgCTG gccccagctggaCAGCCACCTTTGACCCAGTGCCTACGGACGCCCCAACGCCTCCCCGAGTCTCCGGGGAGGAGGAGCTGTGCgctgggcccccagccccgcaggGGCCCCGTGACGAGCCCCATGGCCTCCCCACGccgagcctggccccgccccctgcctgcagtgccctgcAGCTCAG GTCTCAGACCCCCGGACCCCCCTCAGCACCTCAGGAAGCCGCAAATGGCAGCAAAGCTGTGGAGCCCTCGG ccccctgccaggCCTTGGTCAGTGTCGGGGAGCTCCAGGCCACCCTCCACGAGATGTGCTCCGCTCCCAGCTCCTTGGACAG TGCAACCAGAGACCCCTCTACCTCTGTCCCAGCCTCTGGGGCCCACCAGCTCCCCCAGACCACAGAGGGGGAAACGAGCCCCGAGCCCGCGGGGCTTCCCCAAAGCCAGAG tgcccaggccctggagccTCCTCAGACGCCCAGCAGCTCGGCCGCAGGAGGGCCCATGGCTGTGGGCTCCCA GTAG
- the TMEM86B gene encoding lysoplasmalogenase TMEM86B, producing MEAGEGGLPLNTLSSVQVRRWLSPFILTCSVYFLVWLPEDQPSWLSALVKCLPVLCLAVFLGAAASGGSYTRLLQAALLCSALGDVFLVWPETFLYGMAAFSAAHLLYLVAFGLSPLRPGLLLLTAPVLVVFCSLLLLHVEQDMLPPVVGYALVLSAMLWRGLARGGGAGWGAALFTLSDGVLAWDIFVQSVSNARLLTMATYYAAQALIALSALRSAGLKTN from the exons atggAGGCTGGGGAAGGCGGGCTGCCCCTGAACACACTCTCCTCAGTGCAG GTCCGCAGGTGGCTGAGCCCCTTCATCCTCACCTGCTCCGTCTACTTCCTCGTCTGGCTCCCCGAGGACCAGCCGTCCTGGCTCAGTGCCCTGGTCAAGTGCCTGCCGGTGCTGTGCTTGGCCGTGTTCCTGGGCGCTGCGGCCTCGGGGGGCAGCTACACGCGGCTCCTCCAGGCGGCCCTGCTGTGCTCGGCCCTGGGCGACGTCTTCCTCGTCTGGCCCGAGACCTTCCTCTATG GCATGGCCGCCTTCTCCGCGGCCCACCTCCTGTACCTGGTGGCCTTCGGCCTGTCCCCACTGCGgccggggctgctgctgctgaccgCGCCGGTCTTGGTCGTGTTCTgcagcctgctgctgctgcacgTGGAGCAGGACATGCTCCCGCCCGTGGTGGGCTACGCGCTGGTGCTGAGCGCCATGCTGTGGCGCGGCCTGGCGCGGGGCGGGGGTGCCGGCTGGGGCGCCGCGCTCTTCACGCTCTCTGACGGCGTGCTGGCCTGGGACATCTTCGTCCAGTCTGTGTCCAACGCCCGCCTGCTGACCATGGCCACCTACTACGCGGCCCAGGCCCTCATCGCCCTGTCAGCCCTCAGGAGCGCGGGGCTCAAGACCAACTGA